The following are from one region of the Microbacterium sp. cx-55 genome:
- a CDS encoding prephenate dehydrogenase has product MSDTIAAGVPARVAPRTAGLVRVVGAGLLGASIGHALTALGVDVALADTSPAQLQLAIDYGAGRAASAADLPALVVVAVPPDVTADVVERELAAFPGAVVTDVASVKIAPLHELRSRGVDLRRYIGSHPLAGRERGGAIAARADLFIGRPWVVCRDGETTASDLALVEGLALDLGATPLEMTPEEHDRSVALVSHVPQLVASLLAGRFVSAPDGSLRLAGQGVRDTTRIAASAPELWVQILGANSGPVVEVLDALAGDLTDVADALRAPTAPGARRAVADTIRRGNQGVERLPGKHGQNRRFETVVVMVDDTPGQLGRLFGELGELGVNVEDLRLEHSPGAQFGLAEISVVPSAAGPAAAGLEERGWKIASSSHE; this is encoded by the coding sequence GTGAGCGACACCATCGCAGCAGGCGTGCCCGCGCGCGTCGCGCCGCGGACGGCGGGCCTTGTGCGCGTCGTCGGTGCCGGTCTCCTCGGGGCGAGCATCGGCCACGCGCTGACCGCTCTCGGCGTCGACGTCGCGTTGGCCGACACGTCGCCCGCGCAACTGCAGCTCGCGATCGACTACGGGGCGGGGCGCGCCGCATCCGCCGCCGACCTCCCGGCGCTCGTCGTGGTCGCCGTGCCGCCCGATGTGACCGCCGATGTCGTCGAGCGCGAACTGGCCGCTTTCCCGGGGGCCGTCGTCACCGATGTCGCGAGCGTGAAGATCGCCCCCCTCCACGAGCTCCGCTCGCGCGGCGTCGACCTCCGCCGCTACATCGGTTCGCACCCGCTCGCCGGGCGCGAACGCGGCGGGGCCATCGCCGCGCGCGCCGACCTGTTCATCGGACGCCCGTGGGTCGTCTGCCGTGACGGTGAGACCACCGCATCCGATCTCGCGCTCGTCGAGGGGCTCGCGCTGGATCTGGGGGCGACGCCGCTCGAGATGACTCCCGAGGAGCACGACCGTTCGGTCGCCCTCGTGTCGCACGTTCCCCAGCTCGTCGCGAGCCTGCTCGCCGGCCGTTTCGTCTCCGCACCAGACGGCTCGCTCCGCCTCGCCGGGCAGGGCGTGCGCGACACCACACGGATCGCTGCTTCAGCGCCCGAACTCTGGGTGCAGATCCTCGGGGCGAACTCCGGTCCGGTCGTCGAGGTGCTCGACGCGCTCGCCGGTGACCTCACCGACGTCGCCGACGCGCTGCGGGCGCCGACGGCGCCGGGTGCGCGACGGGCCGTGGCCGACACGATCCGACGCGGCAACCAGGGTGTCGAACGTCTCCCCGGCAAGCACGGTCAGAACCGCCGCTTCGAAACGGTCGTCGTCATGGTCGATGACACCCCCGGCCAGCTCGGCCGGCTCTTCGGTGAGCTCGGTGAGCTCGGTGTCAACGTCGAAGACCTGCGCCTCGAGCATTCGCCGGGCGCCCAGTTCGGTCTCGCCGAGATCAGTGTCGTACCCAGCGCCGCCGGACCCGCCGCCGCGGGCCTGGAAGAGCGCGGATGGAAGATTGCGAGCAGTTCCCATGAATGA
- the cmk gene encoding (d)CMP kinase, protein MNEDVFIVAVDGPAGSGKSSVSKEAARRLRFGYLDTGAVYRALAWHALDHGVDTSDSTAVVEVLGDFDAAISLDPDDYWVRVGEVDVTSAIREPRVADAVSGVARVSVVRHAVNDRFRALIADSDRAGVVVEGRDITTVVAPDAPVRVLLTASPEVRAARRSAEMTDADAAAVADALHRRDASDSAVVDFMSAAPGVEVVDTTELDFEGSVTALLAVVAKMQEVQNAR, encoded by the coding sequence ATGAATGAGGACGTCTTCATCGTCGCGGTGGATGGTCCCGCCGGCAGCGGAAAGTCGTCGGTGTCGAAAGAGGCCGCCCGCCGCCTCCGGTTCGGCTATCTCGACACCGGTGCTGTGTATCGCGCGCTCGCCTGGCATGCGCTCGATCACGGTGTCGACACCTCGGACTCCACCGCGGTCGTCGAGGTGCTCGGCGATTTCGACGCCGCGATCTCGCTCGATCCCGACGACTACTGGGTGCGTGTCGGCGAGGTCGATGTGACCTCTGCCATCCGTGAACCCCGCGTGGCCGACGCGGTCAGCGGCGTCGCCCGGGTCTCGGTCGTGCGGCACGCCGTGAACGATCGGTTCCGCGCGTTGATCGCGGACTCCGACCGCGCCGGCGTGGTGGTGGAAGGCCGCGACATCACGACCGTGGTGGCGCCCGACGCCCCCGTCCGGGTGCTGCTCACCGCGTCTCCCGAGGTGCGCGCGGCCCGCCGTTCGGCGGAGATGACGGATGCGGACGCCGCTGCCGTCGCCGATGCGCTGCACCGCCGCGACGCATCGGATTCCGCCGTCGTGGATTTCATGTCGGCGGCGCCGGGCGTGGAGGTCGTGGACACGACCGAACTCGATTTCGAAGGATCGGTGACGGCGCTTCTCGCTGTCGTCGCGAAGATGCAGGAGGTGCAGAATGCGCGCTGA
- the der gene encoding ribosome biogenesis GTPase Der, with amino-acid sequence MRAEDEYEAGPDQLEERLADIDETLAEQRASALREGLSDYDLDDEDADVLAGLLGEGDGIEYSAALPVVAIVGRPNVGKSALVNRILGRREAVVEDTPGVTRDRVIYKAEWLDRRFSLVDTGGWEPDARGIDRSVALQAEIAIDLADVVMFVVDAMVGVTATDEHVVKLLRRSGKPVMVVANKIDDARQEPEAAALWNLGLGVPYPVSAIHGRGVADMLDELMKVMPEVSAVGKQEIGGPRRVAILGRPNVGKSSLLNKAAGEERVVVNELAGTTRDPVDEVVELGGKLWRLVDTAGIRRRVHLQQGADFYASLRTSAALEKAEVAVVVLDVSQPLSEQDVRIIDLVLESGRALVLAFNKWDRLNDDDMEGIDRRRYLEREIEQDLAHVAWAPRVNISARTGRHFDRLVPALETALASWDQRISTGKFNAFLSELVAEHPHPLRGGKQPRILFGTQASTRPPTFVLFTTGFLDPGYRRFIQRRLREIWGFEGTPILVNMRVREKKQR; translated from the coding sequence ATGCGCGCTGAAGACGAATACGAAGCAGGGCCCGATCAGCTCGAGGAGCGGTTGGCGGACATCGATGAGACGCTGGCCGAACAGCGTGCGTCGGCGCTCCGCGAGGGGCTGTCGGACTACGACCTCGATGACGAGGATGCCGACGTTCTCGCGGGCCTTCTCGGCGAGGGCGACGGGATCGAGTACTCCGCGGCTCTTCCGGTCGTCGCCATCGTGGGCCGCCCGAACGTCGGCAAGTCCGCGCTCGTGAACCGGATCCTCGGCCGTCGTGAGGCCGTCGTGGAAGACACTCCCGGTGTCACCCGTGACCGCGTGATCTACAAGGCCGAGTGGCTCGACCGTCGCTTCTCGCTGGTCGACACCGGCGGGTGGGAGCCGGATGCCCGCGGTATCGACCGTTCGGTCGCGCTGCAGGCCGAGATCGCGATCGACCTCGCCGACGTCGTCATGTTCGTCGTCGACGCGATGGTCGGGGTGACCGCGACCGACGAGCACGTCGTGAAGCTGCTCCGCCGCAGCGGCAAGCCGGTCATGGTCGTCGCGAACAAGATCGACGACGCCCGCCAGGAGCCGGAGGCGGCCGCGCTCTGGAACCTCGGCCTCGGGGTGCCGTATCCGGTGTCGGCCATTCACGGTCGTGGCGTCGCCGACATGCTCGACGAGCTCATGAAGGTGATGCCGGAGGTCTCGGCCGTCGGCAAGCAGGAGATCGGCGGCCCGCGTCGCGTCGCGATCCTCGGCCGCCCGAACGTCGGCAAGTCGTCGCTGCTGAACAAGGCGGCCGGTGAGGAGCGCGTTGTCGTCAACGAGCTCGCCGGCACGACCCGCGACCCGGTGGACGAGGTCGTCGAGCTCGGCGGCAAGCTGTGGCGCCTGGTGGACACCGCCGGCATCCGTCGCCGCGTGCACCTGCAGCAGGGTGCGGACTTCTACGCGTCGCTGCGCACCTCGGCCGCGCTCGAAAAAGCGGAGGTCGCCGTCGTCGTTCTGGACGTCTCGCAGCCGCTCAGCGAGCAGGACGTGCGCATCATCGACCTGGTGCTCGAATCCGGTCGCGCCCTGGTGCTCGCCTTCAACAAGTGGGACCGGCTGAACGACGACGACATGGAGGGAATCGACCGGCGTCGGTACCTCGAGCGTGAGATCGAGCAGGACCTCGCGCACGTCGCGTGGGCGCCGCGGGTCAACATCTCCGCCCGCACCGGTCGGCACTTCGACCGCCTCGTGCCCGCGCTCGAGACCGCGCTCGCCTCCTGGGATCAGCGCATCTCGACCGGCAAGTTCAACGCGTTCCTCTCCGAACTCGTGGCCGAGCACCCGCATCCGCTTCGTGGGGGCAAGCAGCCCCGCATCCTGTTCGGCACGCAGGCGAGCACCCGCCCGCCGACTTTCGTGCTGTTCACGACCGGCTTCCTGGACCCTGGCTACCGCCGGTTCATCCAGCGTCGTCTCCGTGAGATCTGGGGCTTCGAGGGAACCCCGATCCTGGTGAATATGCGAGTGCGCGAGAAGAAGCAGCGCTGA
- a CDS encoding anaerobic ribonucleoside-triphosphate reductase activating protein encodes MSAAHLPATGVPRAVGLRIAGLTRLSTVDRPGMLVATVFLQGCPWDCVYCHNPDLIDPRTPGALTWPDVLTFLGTRTGLLDGVVFSGGEPTMQRGLGAAIDDVRRLGFSVGLHTGGPYPALLARILPKVDWIGIDVKARFAEYGQVTGRPSSGRAAERSLELVIANHLVRRDTPRPLGYEVRTTAHPDLTDDTGLAALGHDLAERGVETWALQRYRPTGARSGTPVRSALQFDELPRERFTEVIVR; translated from the coding sequence GTGTCTGCCGCACACCTCCCCGCGACCGGAGTACCCCGGGCGGTCGGCCTCCGCATCGCGGGACTCACCCGGCTATCGACCGTCGATCGGCCGGGCATGCTCGTCGCGACCGTCTTTCTGCAGGGGTGCCCCTGGGACTGCGTGTACTGCCACAATCCCGACCTGATCGACCCCCGCACCCCGGGGGCGCTGACGTGGCCGGACGTCCTGACCTTCCTCGGCACCCGCACCGGCCTGCTCGACGGCGTCGTCTTCTCGGGCGGCGAACCGACGATGCAGCGCGGTCTGGGCGCCGCGATCGACGACGTCCGGCGCCTCGGATTCTCCGTCGGGCTCCACACCGGGGGTCCGTATCCGGCGCTGCTCGCCCGCATCCTGCCGAAGGTGGACTGGATCGGAATCGACGTCAAGGCACGATTCGCCGAGTACGGTCAGGTCACCGGGCGCCCCTCGAGCGGGCGGGCAGCCGAACGCTCGCTCGAACTCGTGATCGCGAACCACCTCGTGCGGCGCGACACGCCGCGTCCCCTCGGGTACGAGGTGCGCACCACCGCGCATCCGGACCTCACCGACGACACCGGGCTCGCCGCGCTCGGCCACGACCTCGCCGAGCGGGGCGTCGAGACGTGGGCGCTGCAGCGCTACCGGCCGACGGGCGCCCGCTCGGGGACACCCGTCCGCTCGGCGCTGCAGTTCGACGAACTTCCGCGGGAGCGGTTCACCGAAGTCATCGTCCGGTGA
- a CDS encoding ribonucleoside triphosphate reductase: MTPTSTPNPAPTSPTTATPRTIAVAETIDEYLRRQDWRVNANANQGYSLGGLILNASGKLIANYWLDEVYSPAAGAAHRDGDLHIHDLDVFAGYCAGWSLRNLLEQGFNGIPGKISSAPARHFSSALGQIVNFLGTLQNEWAGAQAFSSFDTYLAPYVRLDGLTQTDVRQGIQEMVFNLNVPSRWGTQTPFTNLTFDWTCPDDLAPQHPLVGGQVADFTYGDLAPEMAMINRAFIDVMTAGDSDGRAFTFPIPTYNITPDFDWDTPEVDALFAMTAKYGLPYFQNFLNSDLDPHMIRSMCCRLQLDLTELLKRGNGLFGSAEQTGSIGVVTINCARLGFVHAGDRTTLLARLDALLEIARDSLEAKRDVIGHHLAGGLFPYTQRYLGTLENHFSTIGVNGLNELVRNFTHGQDDVTTASGIALAGTILDHVRDRMVEFQEQTGHMYNLEATPAESATYRFAKSDGEHFGPAAILQAGTATNPYYTNSSQLPVGFTDDAFEAMTLQEELQQKYTGGTVLHLYMGEAAPSAAACRALVRRALEQFRIPYITVTPTFSICPAHGYRSGEHELCPDCGATCEVWTRVMGYFRPISSFNIGKQGEAAERVPFSFRAAEAYLVPDAV; encoded by the coding sequence ATGACCCCCACCTCGACCCCCAACCCCGCCCCGACCAGCCCCACCACCGCAACGCCTCGCACCATCGCGGTCGCCGAGACGATCGACGAGTACCTGCGCCGCCAGGACTGGCGGGTGAACGCGAACGCCAACCAGGGCTACTCGCTCGGCGGACTCATCCTGAACGCCTCCGGCAAGCTGATCGCCAACTACTGGCTCGACGAGGTCTACTCCCCCGCCGCCGGCGCCGCCCACCGCGACGGCGACCTGCACATCCACGACCTCGACGTCTTCGCCGGCTACTGCGCCGGATGGTCGCTGCGGAACCTCCTCGAGCAGGGCTTCAACGGCATCCCGGGCAAGATCTCCTCCGCGCCCGCCCGCCACTTCTCCAGCGCACTCGGCCAGATCGTGAACTTCCTCGGCACCCTCCAGAACGAGTGGGCCGGCGCGCAGGCCTTCAGCTCCTTCGACACCTACCTCGCCCCATACGTGCGCCTCGACGGCCTGACCCAGACCGACGTACGCCAGGGCATCCAGGAGATGGTCTTCAACCTGAACGTTCCGTCCCGCTGGGGAACGCAGACGCCGTTCACGAACCTCACGTTCGACTGGACCTGCCCCGACGACCTCGCCCCCCAGCATCCGCTCGTCGGCGGGCAGGTCGCCGACTTCACCTACGGCGACCTCGCCCCCGAGATGGCGATGATCAATCGTGCCTTCATCGACGTGATGACCGCCGGCGACAGCGACGGCCGTGCGTTCACGTTCCCCATCCCGACCTACAACATCACCCCCGACTTCGACTGGGACACCCCCGAGGTCGATGCTCTCTTCGCGATGACCGCCAAGTATGGCCTCCCCTACTTCCAGAACTTCCTGAACTCCGACCTCGATCCGCACATGATCCGATCCATGTGCTGCCGCTTGCAGCTCGACCTCACCGAGCTCCTCAAACGCGGCAACGGACTCTTCGGTTCGGCCGAGCAGACCGGGTCCATCGGCGTCGTCACCATCAACTGCGCCCGCCTCGGATTCGTGCACGCGGGCGACCGCACCACGCTCCTCGCCCGACTGGACGCACTGCTCGAGATCGCCCGCGACTCTCTCGAAGCCAAACGGGACGTCATCGGCCACCACCTCGCAGGCGGCCTGTTCCCCTACACCCAGCGCTATCTCGGCACCCTCGAGAACCACTTCTCGACGATCGGCGTGAACGGCCTCAACGAGCTCGTCCGCAACTTCACCCACGGCCAGGACGACGTCACCACCGCATCCGGCATCGCTCTCGCCGGCACAATCCTCGATCACGTGCGCGATCGGATGGTGGAGTTCCAAGAGCAGACCGGCCACATGTACAACCTCGAGGCGACCCCCGCCGAGAGCGCGACCTACCGGTTCGCGAAATCGGATGGCGAGCACTTCGGTCCCGCGGCGATCCTGCAGGCCGGAACGGCCACGAACCCGTATTACACGAACTCCTCGCAGCTTCCCGTCGGATTCACCGACGACGCCTTCGAGGCCATGACGCTGCAGGAAGAGCTCCAGCAGAAGTACACCGGCGGCACCGTTCTCCACCTCTACATGGGCGAAGCCGCCCCGTCAGCCGCGGCGTGCCGCGCGCTGGTGCGCCGCGCGCTCGAGCAGTTCCGCATCCCGTACATCACGGTCACCCCGACCTTCTCCATCTGCCCCGCCCACGGGTACCGATCCGGCGAGCACGAACTCTGCCCGGACTGCGGCGCGACCTGCGAGGTGTGGACCCGGGTGATGGGCTACTTCCGCCCGATCTCGTCGTTCAACATCGGCAAGCAGGGCGAGGCGGCCGAGCGGGTTCCATTCTCGTTCCGCGCGGCCGAGGCGTACCTCGTGCCGGATGCGGTCTGA
- a CDS encoding NUDIX domain-containing protein has product MTILPPESGEPRRPQGPRDPGDAWVEAPSGERYWGRFGAAGLLALDPELGVLLQHRVAWSHHGGTWALPGGARHEGESATDAAIREATEEAGVPDGSVRPRLLGVLDLGYWSYTTLVADVVVPFEPVISDPESLALAWVPVAEIDGYPLHPGFASSWAGLRRLLDVRPLVIVDAANVVGSVPDGWWRDRAGATARLIERIALLADAGVPAAALGLEAAHWFPEFVVVREGAARGASAERGAGTARGAGAGAAEAGGSLADGAERISDAVRAVDAPGAGDDEIVAQVVRATASGYRVTVVTSDRELSARSTAAGADVRSAGWLLNLLAE; this is encoded by the coding sequence ATGACGATCCTGCCGCCCGAATCCGGCGAGCCGCGGCGCCCGCAGGGCCCCCGCGATCCGGGTGATGCCTGGGTGGAGGCGCCTTCGGGTGAGCGGTACTGGGGTCGATTCGGCGCCGCGGGCCTCCTCGCGCTCGATCCGGAACTCGGTGTCCTGTTGCAGCACCGTGTGGCGTGGAGCCATCACGGCGGCACCTGGGCGCTGCCCGGCGGTGCGCGTCACGAGGGCGAGTCGGCGACGGATGCCGCCATCCGTGAGGCGACCGAAGAGGCCGGGGTGCCGGACGGGTCTGTTCGCCCGCGCCTTCTCGGTGTTCTGGACCTCGGGTACTGGTCGTACACGACTCTTGTGGCGGATGTCGTCGTGCCGTTCGAGCCCGTGATCAGCGATCCGGAGAGCCTGGCGTTGGCGTGGGTGCCGGTCGCGGAGATCGATGGGTATCCGCTGCATCCGGGGTTCGCGAGTTCGTGGGCCGGTCTGCGGCGCCTGCTCGATGTGCGTCCCCTGGTGATCGTGGATGCGGCGAACGTCGTGGGATCTGTTCCCGACGGATGGTGGCGCGATCGCGCCGGGGCGACGGCTCGCCTAATCGAGCGCATCGCGTTGTTGGCCGATGCAGGTGTTCCGGCAGCGGCGTTGGGGTTGGAAGCGGCGCACTGGTTCCCGGAGTTCGTGGTCGTTCGCGAGGGTGCCGCGCGGGGCGCGAGCGCTGAGCGAGGTGCGGGTACTGCGCGTGGTGCGGGTGCGGGTGCTGCCGAGGCGGGCGGTTCGCTTGCGGATGGAGCGGAGCGCATCAGCGACGCCGTTCGGGCCGTCGATGCGCCGGGCGCGGGGGATGACGAGATCGTCGCGCAGGTCGTGCGGGCGACCGCATCCGGATACCGGGTGACCGTGGTGACGAGCGATCGCGAGCTTTCGGCGCGCAGCACTGCGGCCGGCGCGGACGTGCGTAGCGCGGGCTGGCTGCTCAACCTGCTCGCGGAGTAG
- a CDS encoding HNH endonuclease signature motif containing protein: MSEQRTLSPIEAEVALLDALVLGVENARSTIAAMQALEVTLMATAAAIAEDQMSRVTDRSTRDREMPIRSLAAEFASALRVSDRTVQRQLVESSAIARRLPLSLAALGEARISRAHLRVIAEAGIHLEDDEARAAFERDVLAVAERETPGRLRPVARRLAERAEPRSLTERHAEASRQRGVFVRDLDDGMSELLAILPSVLAHGAHDRLTQFARQIHDATGADDRDPRTMDELRADLLSDLVLTSTPDSVGSGPGEGSGLSAIRASVRITIPVTSLVGDDGPAELDRSGPIDAATARLLAGSATGWERIFTDRITGCVLAVDRYRPTEQMRRALMVRDGHCRFPGCRMPASRCDLDHTVDHALGGPTAVCNLAHLCRRHHSLKHATAWSVRQLPHGDLEWTSPLGRRYPDTAENRVVFASSVDPPPS; the protein is encoded by the coding sequence ATGTCCGAACAGCGCACGCTGAGCCCCATCGAGGCCGAAGTCGCACTCCTCGATGCGCTGGTTCTGGGGGTCGAGAACGCCCGCTCGACGATCGCCGCGATGCAGGCGCTCGAAGTGACGTTGATGGCGACCGCCGCCGCCATCGCCGAAGATCAGATGTCTCGCGTCACCGACCGATCGACCCGTGACCGTGAGATGCCGATCCGTTCGCTCGCGGCCGAGTTCGCCTCCGCACTCCGCGTGAGTGATCGCACCGTGCAGCGCCAGCTCGTCGAGTCATCGGCGATCGCGCGGCGACTCCCACTGTCGCTGGCCGCTCTCGGCGAAGCACGCATCTCCCGCGCTCACCTGCGGGTGATTGCGGAGGCCGGCATCCACCTCGAGGATGACGAGGCACGTGCCGCGTTCGAGCGAGACGTTCTCGCGGTGGCCGAGCGAGAAACGCCCGGCCGCCTGCGGCCCGTCGCTCGTCGGCTGGCGGAGCGCGCAGAACCACGGTCGCTCACCGAGCGCCACGCCGAGGCCAGCCGGCAACGCGGCGTGTTCGTGCGCGATCTCGACGATGGCATGAGCGAGCTGCTGGCGATTCTGCCGTCGGTTCTCGCGCACGGCGCGCACGACCGGCTCACACAGTTTGCTCGGCAGATCCACGACGCGACTGGCGCAGACGACCGCGACCCGCGCACGATGGACGAGCTCCGCGCCGACCTGCTGAGCGATCTCGTCCTCACGAGCACGCCCGATTCCGTGGGGTCGGGGCCCGGGGAGGGCAGCGGGCTCTCGGCAATCCGCGCCTCGGTTCGGATCACGATCCCGGTGACAAGTCTCGTGGGCGACGACGGACCGGCTGAACTCGACCGCTCCGGACCGATCGACGCGGCGACGGCCCGACTTCTGGCGGGCAGCGCGACCGGGTGGGAACGAATCTTCACCGATCGGATCACCGGATGCGTGCTCGCGGTCGATCGATATCGCCCGACCGAGCAGATGCGGCGCGCGCTCATGGTTCGCGACGGGCATTGTCGTTTTCCCGGATGCCGAATGCCCGCTTCCCGGTGCGACCTCGATCACACCGTGGATCATGCGCTCGGCGGTCCGACCGCGGTCTGCAACCTCGCGCATCTCTGCCGACGACACCACTCGTTGAAGCACGCCACGGCGTGGAGTGTGCGTCAACTCCCGCACGGAGATCTGGAGTGGACGAGCCCCCTCGGACGCCGATACCCCGACACTGCGGAGAACCGCGTCGTGTTCGCCTCGAGCGTCGACCCGCCACCGTCCTGA
- a CDS encoding RNA-binding S4 domain-containing protein codes for MTDAVSPVRVDSWLWAVRVYKTRSAATTACRAGHVRIGGDRAKAAQQVRPGDEVRVRIAGFDRILVVRQTITKRVSAPLAAAAVDDQTPPPPPRESVPFVPTRDRGAGRPTKRERRDLDRLRGYTTEE; via the coding sequence ATGACGGATGCGGTCAGCCCCGTGCGCGTGGACTCCTGGCTGTGGGCGGTGCGCGTCTACAAAACACGCTCCGCTGCGACGACCGCGTGCCGCGCCGGGCACGTCCGCATCGGCGGTGACCGCGCGAAGGCCGCACAGCAAGTGCGACCCGGCGACGAGGTGCGCGTGCGCATCGCGGGTTTCGACCGCATCCTCGTCGTCCGCCAGACCATCACGAAGCGCGTCAGTGCCCCGCTCGCCGCGGCCGCCGTCGACGATCAGACGCCTCCCCCGCCTCCCCGGGAATCCGTGCCGTTCGTGCCGACGCGGGACCGGGGCGCCGGACGCCCGACCAAACGCGAACGCCGCGACCTCGATCGGCTCCGGGGGTATACGACCGAGGAGTGA
- a CDS encoding lysoplasmalogenase family protein encodes MGTAAKPDSRAALPQNWWWGFVAFAALALVHVTALALDADAVAAPTKLALMPVLAVAAPWAGRGSGWGTPFTLLFVALAFSWLGDGAATFFPFAPTLPVMLLSFGLAHLAYIWLFVRHLRGTRQPAWSWIYAAWWTLLLVLLWPHLGALALPVAAYGVVLAGTAFTAARSGPVIAAGGAFFLASDTVLAFRLFLPDAMPDWTSPLVMVTYCLGQALLVVGVVTASRAREAVAR; translated from the coding sequence GTGGGCACCGCAGCGAAACCCGACTCCCGCGCCGCACTGCCGCAGAACTGGTGGTGGGGCTTCGTCGCCTTCGCCGCGCTCGCCCTCGTGCACGTGACCGCTCTCGCCCTGGATGCGGACGCCGTCGCGGCACCGACGAAACTGGCGCTCATGCCGGTTCTCGCGGTCGCCGCGCCCTGGGCCGGACGGGGGTCCGGATGGGGAACCCCCTTCACCCTGCTCTTCGTGGCCCTCGCCTTCTCCTGGCTCGGCGACGGCGCCGCGACATTCTTCCCCTTCGCACCGACCCTGCCGGTCATGCTGCTCAGCTTCGGTCTCGCGCACCTCGCGTACATCTGGCTCTTCGTGCGTCACCTGCGCGGCACGCGCCAACCCGCGTGGTCGTGGATCTACGCCGCCTGGTGGACCCTCCTCCTCGTCCTCCTGTGGCCGCACCTCGGCGCACTCGCCCTTCCGGTCGCGGCCTACGGCGTCGTGCTCGCCGGCACCGCATTCACGGCCGCGCGCAGCGGCCCCGTGATCGCAGCCGGCGGCGCGTTCTTCCTCGCATCCGACACGGTCCTTGCGTTCCGCCTCTTCCTCCCCGACGCCATGCCCGACTGGACCAGCCCGCTCGTCATGGTCACCTACTGCCTCGGGCAGGCGTTGCTGGTCGTCGGCGTCGTGACCGCCTCACGCGCGCGCGAGGCGGTGGCACGATGA
- a CDS encoding GNAT family N-acetyltransferase has product MSPVAVLPAGPGRFDDVEHALTGGGDGASCQCQWWTLTNADYSRSTREERAELMRAETLAATPPGLVAQIDGETAGWVRVGPRTLLPRLSRTRIYAAHSSEPWDDETVWAVSCFSVRREFRRQGVARTLLTHAIDFARGHGARLLEAYPVDTDVTDASTNELYRGALRTFRGAGFVETARARADRPIVALALT; this is encoded by the coding sequence ATGAGCCCCGTCGCCGTGCTTCCCGCAGGACCCGGCCGTTTCGATGACGTCGAACATGCCCTCACCGGCGGGGGCGACGGCGCATCATGCCAGTGCCAATGGTGGACTCTGACGAACGCCGACTACTCGCGGTCCACCCGCGAGGAGCGTGCCGAGCTGATGCGCGCGGAAACCCTCGCCGCCACGCCACCGGGGCTCGTCGCACAGATCGACGGCGAGACCGCCGGCTGGGTGCGCGTCGGCCCACGCACGCTTCTACCCCGCCTCTCGCGCACCCGAATCTACGCGGCACATTCTTCCGAGCCGTGGGACGACGAGACGGTTTGGGCGGTGAGCTGCTTTTCGGTGCGGCGGGAGTTCCGCCGACAGGGCGTCGCGAGGACCCTCCTTACACACGCCATCGACTTCGCCCGCGGCCACGGCGCTCGGCTCCTCGAGGCCTATCCGGTCGACACCGATGTCACCGACGCCAGCACTAACGAGCTGTACCGAGGCGCGCTTCGCACCTTTCGGGGCGCGGGGTTCGTCGAGACCGCCCGGGCACGCGCCGACCGCCCCATCGTCGCGCTCGCGCTGACCTGA